The following coding sequences lie in one Methanorbis furvi genomic window:
- a CDS encoding MFS transporter translates to MPEFDVRTRRLILLAASIGAFLNPLIGSMIILAMPEIGTVFTVSARDLGWLSTIFILANAIFLVPASRLSDTVGYKRSYLIGAVIVALSCGLSVFAPSYPILLLLRVIAACGTSFMMITSLAILSSVYPLHQRGAAFGINTAMVYIGASAGPILGGFLTGMFGWRAVFLVMVPLAFAAALPMWKFFRDEIKIPSKDPFDIKGTILYAAAMLCLMYGLSTLPETLSFVLAGIGAAMMTVFVWYELKLPSPVLHVRLFFTNHRFARSSYAALLNYGCTYGSVFFVSLYLQSVGHLTATEAGLIVFFQPLIQAIMTPIAGKFSDRVDPRYLVTLGMLLSAVGVLLLSCLAVGTDLHFIAVTQVFIGLGSALFSAPNTNAIMSSVPPAEYSTASSIVAVMRQGGMILSMAVCMSTISIFVGGTDMLGPSMYPEFLQALKVSMFFCAGLAFVGVIFSWFRGNAETAVKKES, encoded by the coding sequence ATGCCCGAGTTTGATGTACGAACCAGACGGCTGATTCTTCTTGCAGCATCCATTGGCGCATTTTTAAATCCGCTGATAGGCTCGATGATCATTCTTGCAATGCCGGAGATTGGAACAGTCTTCACCGTCTCGGCACGCGACCTTGGCTGGCTGTCCACAATTTTTATTCTTGCGAACGCCATTTTCCTCGTCCCGGCATCCCGCCTCTCCGACACTGTAGGTTACAAACGCTCCTACCTTATCGGCGCAGTAATTGTCGCGCTCTCCTGCGGACTCTCGGTGTTTGCCCCAAGCTACCCGATTCTCCTTCTCCTTCGTGTCATCGCCGCATGCGGAACCTCGTTTATGATGATCACAAGCCTGGCCATTCTCTCAAGTGTCTATCCGCTTCATCAGCGGGGAGCGGCGTTTGGCATCAACACCGCAATGGTCTATATCGGTGCATCTGCAGGTCCCATCCTCGGCGGTTTTCTTACCGGCATGTTCGGCTGGCGGGCGGTGTTTCTCGTCATGGTGCCTCTCGCATTCGCGGCCGCCCTTCCGATGTGGAAATTCTTCCGCGACGAGATCAAAATTCCGTCGAAGGATCCGTTCGACATCAAAGGAACCATACTCTACGCAGCGGCAATGCTTTGTCTGATGTACGGACTTTCCACACTGCCGGAAACACTCTCGTTCGTTCTGGCCGGCATTGGCGCAGCCATGATGACAGTATTCGTCTGGTACGAGCTCAAGCTGCCCTCACCAGTCCTGCATGTCAGGCTGTTCTTTACCAATCACCGGTTTGCCAGATCCTCGTACGCGGCACTTCTCAACTACGGCTGCACGTACGGCTCGGTATTTTTCGTAAGTCTCTACCTCCAGTCGGTCGGCCATCTCACCGCAACAGAGGCAGGCCTCATTGTTTTTTTCCAGCCGCTCATTCAGGCGATCATGACACCGATTGCCGGAAAATTTTCCGACAGAGTCGATCCCCGCTATCTTGTGACGCTGGGAATGCTGTTGTCAGCGGTCGGTGTTCTGCTGCTCTCCTGTCTTGCTGTCGGCACTGACCTTCACTTCATTGCAGTGACGCAGGTGTTTATCGGGCTTGGTTCTGCGCTGTTCTCAGCTCCGAACACGAATGCGATCATGAGTTCTGTTCCGCCAGCCGAGTACAGCACAGCGTCCAGTATTGTTGCGGTGATGCGGCAGGGCGGCATGATTCTTTCGATGGCAGTCTGCATGTCGACGATCTCGATCTTTGTTGGAGGAACCGATATGCTCGGGCCGTCCATGTATCCAGAATTTTTACAGGCACTGAAAGTCTCGATGTTCTTCTGTGCAGGACTTGCGTTTGTAGGGGTAATCTTCTCCTGGTTTAGAGGAAACGCGGAAACTGCGGTAAAAAAAGAGAGTTGA
- the nth gene encoding endonuclease III, giving the protein MNTPEAVAILSELNRLYPHTREEMNFLRFENPYQILIMTILSAQTTDVTINGLRDELFSCYPDPTSLAAASQDEVERIIHPAGFYHTKAKNIIGTAKCLCENFDGNVPETIQELVTLPGVGRKTANIVTNHAFGNPVGIAVDTHVGRLAQRIGFSDNTDPNKIEIDLIHLFPKEWWGELNYLLISHGRAVCTARKPACDRCCIRDLCRTGRNSGV; this is encoded by the coding sequence ATGAACACTCCTGAAGCAGTAGCTATCCTCTCAGAACTCAATCGTCTGTATCCACACACACGTGAAGAGATGAATTTTCTCAGGTTTGAAAATCCGTACCAGATTCTTATCATGACCATTCTGTCTGCCCAGACAACTGACGTCACCATCAATGGTCTGCGCGATGAACTTTTCTCCTGCTACCCAGACCCTACATCCCTTGCCGCCGCAAGTCAGGATGAGGTCGAACGAATTATTCATCCTGCCGGATTCTATCACACCAAAGCAAAAAATATTATCGGCACCGCAAAATGCCTGTGTGAAAACTTCGACGGCAATGTTCCAGAAACTATTCAGGAACTTGTCACACTTCCCGGTGTCGGCAGAAAAACCGCCAACATTGTGACCAACCATGCCTTTGGCAATCCTGTCGGCATCGCAGTTGACACCCATGTCGGCAGACTCGCACAAAGGATAGGTTTCAGTGACAACACCGACCCGAACAAAATTGAGATCGATCTCATACATCTGTTCCCCAAAGAATGGTGGGGCGAACTCAACTACCTCCTCATCAGTCACGGCCGGGCAGTCTGCACCGCGCGAAAACCTGCCTGCGACCGCTGCTGCATCAGAGATCTCTGCCGGACCGGCAGAAACTCCGGAGTCTGA
- a CDS encoding acetate--CoA ligase family protein, whose product MSTHANTKMLSEADGYDLLRKFNVPAPVFEIVTSPEAAAKAAGKIGYPVVMKIVSPQIIHKSDAGGVIVNIKTDEEAKAAYNKIVTSVKAYNSAAEIKGIIVEEMAKPGLELIIGGKIDPAFGRVITFGLGGTLVEFFKDVGIRILPCSDDELRSLIKQIKGYTLIAGYRGEAPKDEEFLFQTLKNACAFFEKNDNVVEFDINPLRLYEKGGCAVDARVIIQDGPVELPPHYDSSKIVPIDYYKPRSVAVIGASDDKTKMGYAVFHNLLQFPGKVYPVNNKRDEIQGVKCYPNLSAIPGPVDMVVITVPAQLVPGIMEECGQKGVKMAVVITAGFKEMDEDGRALENRMVEIAKNYGIRIVGPNCLGLILPPYKLDTTYVSTSPLPGDLAFISQSGAIVNAVVGISLSEGSEMGYSEVVSVGNQSDLDFLDYMSYAQRDPHTKAIILYVEEIKNGVAFMEMAKEITKTKPIVAIKAGSSKRGQAAAASHTGSLSGAYEVYMEAFRKCGVTPVKTLPGAFKVAKILSDEHRAPKGRRAVVITNAGGFAVLSNDYAETWGIEIVDLPKELIDEMNTFLPPFWNKNNPIDLLGDADEERFRNVFDVLCRNSKLWDMAILVNFPNKVLSPVQVANVLIDYSKKTDNLLVGTLVGGDCMKSGVSLLTQHNIPVFEELEFTYRTLGHLSWTADR is encoded by the coding sequence ATGTCAACACATGCAAACACGAAAATGCTCTCTGAAGCAGACGGATACGACCTTCTGAGGAAGTTCAATGTGCCAGCTCCGGTATTTGAGATCGTGACCAGCCCCGAAGCCGCTGCAAAGGCCGCAGGAAAGATCGGATACCCGGTTGTCATGAAAATCGTCAGCCCCCAGATCATTCACAAAAGTGATGCGGGCGGTGTCATCGTTAATATCAAAACAGATGAAGAGGCAAAGGCCGCATACAATAAAATCGTCACCTCGGTCAAAGCCTACAACTCTGCAGCAGAGATCAAAGGAATCATCGTCGAAGAGATGGCAAAGCCCGGACTTGAACTGATCATCGGTGGAAAAATCGATCCGGCATTCGGCCGCGTCATCACGTTCGGTCTTGGCGGAACACTGGTCGAGTTCTTCAAAGACGTCGGCATCAGAATCCTTCCATGCTCTGACGACGAACTCCGCAGTCTGATCAAACAGATCAAAGGATACACACTCATCGCAGGATACCGCGGAGAAGCACCAAAGGACGAAGAGTTCCTGTTCCAGACCTTAAAGAATGCCTGTGCATTCTTCGAGAAGAACGACAACGTCGTTGAGTTCGACATCAACCCGCTCCGTCTCTACGAGAAAGGCGGCTGTGCGGTTGACGCACGTGTCATCATTCAGGACGGACCGGTCGAACTCCCGCCGCATTACGACTCGTCAAAAATTGTCCCAATCGACTACTACAAACCGCGCTCGGTCGCAGTAATCGGAGCATCCGACGACAAAACCAAGATGGGGTACGCAGTGTTCCACAACCTCCTGCAGTTCCCGGGCAAAGTCTATCCGGTCAACAACAAACGTGATGAAATTCAGGGCGTCAAATGCTACCCGAACCTCTCGGCAATCCCTGGACCGGTCGATATGGTGGTAATCACCGTTCCGGCACAGTTAGTCCCTGGCATCATGGAAGAGTGCGGCCAGAAAGGCGTAAAGATGGCTGTTGTCATCACTGCCGGATTCAAGGAGATGGACGAAGACGGACGTGCACTGGAAAACCGCATGGTTGAGATTGCAAAGAACTATGGCATCAGAATTGTCGGACCAAACTGTCTCGGCCTGATTCTCCCGCCGTACAAACTGGACACAACCTATGTCTCGACCTCCCCGCTGCCGGGAGATCTTGCATTCATCTCCCAGTCAGGAGCAATTGTCAATGCTGTTGTCGGCATCTCACTTTCCGAAGGATCCGAGATGGGCTACTCCGAGGTCGTGTCGGTCGGCAACCAGTCTGACCTTGACTTCCTGGACTACATGAGTTACGCCCAGCGCGATCCGCACACCAAAGCGATCATTCTCTACGTTGAAGAGATCAAAAACGGTGTCGCCTTCATGGAGATGGCAAAAGAGATCACTAAGACCAAACCGATCGTGGCAATTAAGGCAGGTTCATCCAAACGCGGACAGGCCGCCGCAGCTTCGCATACCGGATCTCTTTCCGGTGCGTACGAAGTCTACATGGAAGCATTCCGCAAGTGCGGCGTAACTCCGGTCAAGACTCTGCCGGGAGCGTTTAAGGTTGCAAAGATTCTCTCTGACGAGCACCGCGCTCCTAAAGGACGCCGTGCAGTAGTGATAACGAATGCCGGAGGATTTGCTGTTCTTTCCAACGATTATGCAGAGACCTGGGGCATTGAGATCGTGGATCTCCCGAAAGAACTCATCGATGAGATGAACACTTTCCTGCCGCCGTTCTGGAACAAAAATAATCCGATCGATCTGCTCGGAGATGCGGATGAAGAGCGGTTCCGCAACGTCTTTGATGTGCTCTGCCGCAACTCAAAGCTCTGGGACATGGCAATTCTTGTCAACTTCCCGAACAAAGTGCTCAGCCCGGTTCAGGTTGCAAACGTTTTAATCGATTACTCCAAGAAGACCGACAATCTGCTCGTTGGAACGCTTGTTGGTGGCGACTGCATGAAGTCGGGAGTTTCGCTTCTGACACAGCACAACATTCCGGTCTTTGAGGAGCTTGAGTTCACCTACAGAACGCTCGGCCACCTCAGCTGGACTGCTGACCGTTAA
- a CDS encoding PFL family protein: MINIFEVNETNKMIEQEMLDVRTITLGISLLDCCDADLDRLNEKIYEKITRVAKNLVSTGRDIELEFGIPIVNKRISVTPIALVGGQACKSPEDFVTIAKTLDRAAKDMGVNFLGGYSALVSKGMTPADENLIRSIPAALAATERVCSSVNIGSTRTGINMDAVKLMGEIILETAAATKDSGSFGCAKLVVFCNAPDDNPFMAGAFHGVTEADAVVNVGVSGPGVVKRALESVRGQNFEILCETVKRTAFKVTRVGQLVAQEASERLGVPFGIVDLSLAPTPAVGDSVAGILEEMGLESVGAPGTTAALALLNDQVKKGGVMASSFVGGLSGAFIPVSEDQGMIDAVLRGALTLEKLEAMTCVCSVGLDMIAIPGNTPATTIAGVIADEAAIGMINQKTTAVRLIPAYGKDVGDIVEFGGLWGYAPVQPINRFSCEAFVNRGGRIPAPIHSFKN; this comes from the coding sequence ATGATCAATATTTTCGAGGTCAATGAGACCAACAAGATGATCGAGCAGGAGATGCTTGATGTCCGGACGATCACGCTCGGTATCAGTCTGCTTGACTGCTGCGATGCTGATTTGGATCGGCTGAACGAAAAGATCTATGAAAAGATCACGCGTGTTGCAAAAAATCTTGTCTCTACCGGCAGAGACATCGAGCTTGAGTTTGGTATCCCAATTGTGAACAAACGCATCTCGGTCACACCGATCGCTCTGGTGGGCGGTCAGGCATGCAAGAGCCCTGAAGATTTTGTAACGATTGCAAAAACTCTCGACCGTGCGGCAAAGGATATGGGCGTGAACTTCCTTGGCGGATACTCTGCCCTCGTCTCCAAAGGCATGACGCCTGCCGATGAAAATCTGATCCGATCAATTCCGGCGGCTCTTGCTGCAACCGAACGCGTCTGCAGCTCGGTGAATATCGGTTCCACCAGAACCGGTATCAACATGGATGCAGTGAAGCTGATGGGAGAGATCATTCTGGAGACTGCCGCCGCAACCAAAGACTCAGGAAGTTTTGGATGCGCAAAGCTTGTGGTGTTCTGCAATGCGCCTGATGACAATCCGTTTATGGCAGGCGCGTTCCATGGCGTGACCGAAGCTGACGCGGTCGTAAACGTTGGTGTCAGCGGTCCGGGCGTTGTCAAGCGTGCTCTTGAGTCGGTCCGCGGCCAGAACTTTGAGATTCTCTGTGAGACGGTCAAGAGGACCGCATTCAAAGTGACGCGTGTGGGGCAGCTTGTTGCCCAGGAAGCATCCGAGCGTCTCGGTGTTCCGTTCGGTATTGTGGATCTCTCGCTTGCCCCGACTCCTGCGGTGGGCGACAGTGTTGCAGGAATTTTAGAAGAGATGGGTCTTGAGTCGGTCGGAGCTCCCGGAACAACAGCAGCTCTTGCTCTGTTAAATGATCAGGTGAAGAAGGGCGGCGTTATGGCAAGTTCCTTTGTCGGTGGACTTTCCGGCGCATTCATTCCGGTCAGTGAGGATCAGGGCATGATTGATGCGGTGCTTCGCGGCGCTCTGACGCTTGAGAAGCTGGAGGCCATGACCTGCGTCTGTTCGGTCGGTCTTGACATGATCGCAATTCCCGGGAACACTCCTGCGACCACTATTGCAGGTGTGATTGCTGATGAAGCGGCGATTGGTATGATCAACCAGAAGACGACCGCAGTCCGGCTTATCCCTGCGTACGGCAAAGATGTCGGCGACATTGTGGAGTTTGGCGGTCTGTGGGGTTACGCCCCCGTGCAGCCGATCAACCGTTTCTCCTGCGAAGCGTTTGTGAACCGCGGCGGCAGAATTCCTGCACCGATTCACAGCTTCAAAAACTAA
- a CDS encoding ACT domain-containing protein, whose translation MTKTIITVVGKDTVGIIAKVCTYLAANNVNVEDISQTIVQGYFNMMMIADASASQKPFGEMVQDLDTIGDEIGVKIRCQREDIFTKMHRL comes from the coding sequence ATGACAAAGACCATTATTACCGTAGTAGGAAAGGACACTGTGGGGATTATTGCAAAAGTATGTACATACCTTGCAGCAAACAATGTGAACGTAGAGGACATCTCCCAGACGATCGTGCAGGGCTACTTCAATATGATGATGATCGCTGACGCGAGTGCATCGCAGAAACCGTTCGGCGAGATGGTGCAGGACCTTGATACAATCGGCGATGAGATCGGTGTAAAGATTCGCTGTCAGCGTGAAGATATCTTTACGAAGATGCACCGTCTCTGA
- a CDS encoding tetratricopeptide repeat protein, with protein sequence MSTPSVQTAEHLAAERKFREAAELYRELLKLEENAKNTDLWCALGKALMQDQQFYDAIDAFGTATDLEPENPAFMAALGNALAEVHQYEEAKLWFEKAAGLEDNITYLLKAGDMLAYLGKHDEALVYYTLLSSKYPENADLLHRKAKILRHLKRESDSMETIVEEIRLRKEEVQRSPTAVSYAKLAAAYKRISLWQEAAEMYAQAVTLDPTNPGYHMFLGSALITNGKTDEGVAEYEKAANLSYEDFPSLMRVAESATKFGQYDEAIRLYTRALAVRNINGDAWVGIAYALLMMKNAADAQAFFEMAKATGSMREIPWADKLHKSYKTEALDKAFP encoded by the coding sequence ATGAGCACACCCTCAGTACAGACAGCCGAACACCTTGCAGCGGAACGAAAATTCCGTGAAGCCGCAGAACTTTACCGCGAACTCCTCAAACTTGAGGAAAATGCCAAAAACACCGACCTCTGGTGCGCCCTTGGAAAGGCGCTGATGCAGGACCAACAGTTTTACGATGCAATCGATGCGTTCGGTACTGCGACCGACCTTGAACCGGAAAATCCTGCGTTCATGGCAGCTCTCGGAAACGCCCTCGCCGAAGTTCACCAGTATGAAGAGGCAAAACTCTGGTTTGAAAAAGCCGCAGGCCTTGAAGACAATATCACATACCTTCTCAAAGCCGGAGATATGCTTGCCTACCTTGGAAAACATGACGAGGCGCTGGTATACTACACGCTCCTCTCCTCAAAATATCCGGAGAATGCAGACCTTCTCCACAGAAAAGCAAAAATTCTCCGTCATCTCAAACGCGAATCTGACTCAATGGAAACAATCGTCGAAGAGATTCGCCTCCGAAAAGAAGAGGTACAACGTTCTCCTACTGCTGTATCCTACGCAAAACTTGCCGCGGCCTACAAACGCATCTCGCTCTGGCAGGAGGCTGCCGAGATGTATGCACAGGCAGTAACTCTTGACCCGACAAACCCCGGGTATCACATGTTTCTGGGCTCTGCACTGATCACCAACGGCAAAACAGACGAAGGTGTCGCTGAGTACGAAAAAGCTGCGAATCTGAGCTATGAAGATTTCCCGAGCCTAATGAGAGTTGCAGAGTCAGCAACAAAGTTTGGTCAGTACGACGAAGCAATCCGTCTCTACACCAGAGCACTCGCAGTCCGCAACATCAATGGCGATGCTTGGGTGGGTATTGCGTATGCTCTTCTGATGATGAAGAACGCAGCAGATGCTCAGGCATTTTTCGAGATGGCAAAAGCTACCGGTTCCATGCGGGAGATTCCCTGGGCAGACAAGCTGCACAAAAGCTACAAGACCGAGGCGCTGGATAAGGCATTTCCCTGA
- a CDS encoding DHA2 family efflux MFS transporter permease subunit: MYQVVTDSSHLKKLLAVIALAVFIDSLDGSIVNIALPTIATGFSVDLSTAAWVIMAYFLFLVGLIPLFGQIADHGRLQEIFCLGFVVFTAGSVACGLSPDLNILIASRAAQGVGASMIAVTAPLLVVRLMPKRHWGMGMGMTATAGAIVLVFGPVLGGILTEYLSWHWCFFINIPVGIAAVILGLRIIPKAVRQPRIKFDLAGAVLIFTAMASLIYLLERGAPLGWTSPEILFCAAVFVISAVVFVVRELRIKEPILRVKIFRSVPFTLVTASYFLISIIYAGFLYIIPFYMSIVLGLSPAASGMVLLISSVLTAITGLPSGALSDKIGPRWLVTGAGVVRVAFCLVMAVMMPENGLFWILLLMVLSGLTFGISGGPSSARPIEHAPEGEGGTGSVVLMLAQYSGMVVGVALYRSGV; the protein is encoded by the coding sequence ATGTATCAGGTGGTTACGGACAGCTCACATCTGAAAAAACTCCTGGCAGTGATAGCTCTCGCAGTCTTCATCGACTCACTTGACGGCTCGATTGTAAATATTGCGCTGCCAACAATCGCAACAGGTTTTTCCGTGGATCTCTCAACAGCAGCCTGGGTGATCATGGCCTACTTTTTGTTTCTCGTTGGCCTTATTCCGCTGTTCGGACAGATTGCGGATCACGGGAGACTCCAGGAGATCTTCTGCCTCGGGTTTGTGGTGTTCACGGCAGGTTCGGTTGCCTGTGGTCTTTCGCCTGATCTGAACATTTTAATCGCTTCACGTGCAGCGCAGGGTGTTGGTGCTTCGATGATTGCGGTGACCGCACCGCTTCTGGTCGTGAGGCTGATGCCGAAACGTCACTGGGGAATGGGGATGGGCATGACGGCAACTGCCGGTGCGATCGTTCTGGTGTTTGGTCCGGTACTTGGCGGAATTTTAACTGAGTACCTCTCCTGGCACTGGTGTTTTTTCATCAATATCCCTGTCGGCATTGCGGCGGTTATTCTCGGATTGCGCATTATTCCAAAAGCTGTCCGTCAGCCGAGGATCAAGTTCGATCTCGCGGGGGCTGTTCTCATCTTTACTGCAATGGCGTCGCTGATCTATCTCTTGGAGCGGGGAGCGCCGCTTGGCTGGACGAGTCCTGAGATTTTGTTCTGTGCTGCAGTGTTTGTAATTTCTGCAGTGGTGTTTGTTGTTCGGGAACTCAGAATCAAGGAGCCGATCCTGCGGGTGAAAATTTTCCGGTCTGTGCCCTTCACGCTCGTGACCGCGTCGTATTTTCTGATCAGTATCATCTACGCAGGATTTTTGTACATCATTCCGTTCTATATGTCAATCGTTCTCGGACTTTCCCCGGCGGCTTCGGGAATGGTTCTTTTGATCAGTTCCGTACTTACCGCGATAACTGGCTTGCCGTCCGGCGCACTTTCCGATAAAATCGGTCCGCGCTGGCTGGTGACTGGGGCAGGAGTTGTTCGTGTGGCATTTTGTCTGGTGATGGCAGTGATGATGCCGGAGAATGGGTTGTTCTGGATTCTTTTACTGATGGTGCTTTCCGGTCTGACGTTTGGTATTTCCGGCGGCCCGTCGAGTGCGAGACCGATTGAGCATGCGCCGGAAGGGGAAGGCGGAACAGGTTCGGTTGTTCTGATGCTTGCCCAGTACAGCGGTATGGTTGTGGGGGTTGCCCTCTACCGCTCTGGTGTTTAA
- the hypD gene encoding hydrogenase formation protein HypD has product MTVGTDMAKLLAEVVDRDIRIMHVCGTHEAAIAKYGIRSVLPPQLKIVMGPGCPVCITPQGEIDAACELAERGCIVATYGDLLRVPGTKTSLEQVNGDVRIVQGAAKAVEIARQNPEKEVVFISVGFETTVPTVAAMLLTNPPDNFSILVSHRLVPPAMKWLMAQGEASLDGFILPGHVCAVMGYHEYEAFPVPQVVAGFEPEDILLSLLMICRQVQDGEAKVENAYPRVVTREGNVKAQMLMQEVFTPTDVEWRGFPVIPDSGLALRPEFEMFDAQKKFDLVYAKVTKNSGCICDKVLRGLCDPSDCKLYGKACTPRVPIGPCMVSHEGACRIWYQYQLNK; this is encoded by the coding sequence ATGACGGTCGGAACTGATATGGCGAAACTCCTCGCAGAGGTGGTTGATCGGGATATCCGGATTATGCATGTGTGCGGCACACATGAGGCTGCGATTGCGAAGTACGGCATTCGGTCTGTCCTTCCCCCGCAGCTGAAGATTGTGATGGGCCCTGGGTGTCCGGTCTGTATTACGCCGCAGGGAGAGATTGATGCTGCCTGTGAGCTTGCGGAGCGCGGCTGTATTGTTGCGACGTATGGCGATCTGCTGAGGGTTCCCGGAACGAAAACTTCTCTTGAGCAGGTAAACGGTGATGTTCGGATTGTGCAGGGAGCGGCTAAGGCGGTGGAGATTGCACGGCAGAATCCTGAGAAGGAGGTTGTGTTTATTTCGGTTGGTTTTGAGACGACTGTTCCAACGGTTGCGGCGATGCTTCTTACAAATCCTCCGGATAACTTCAGTATTTTAGTGTCGCACCGTCTTGTTCCTCCTGCAATGAAGTGGCTGATGGCACAGGGTGAGGCGTCGCTTGATGGTTTTATTCTTCCAGGCCACGTGTGTGCGGTGATGGGGTATCATGAGTATGAGGCGTTTCCTGTTCCACAGGTTGTGGCAGGATTTGAGCCTGAGGATATTTTGCTTTCTCTTCTGATGATCTGCCGGCAGGTGCAGGATGGTGAGGCGAAGGTGGAGAATGCGTATCCGCGTGTGGTTACCCGCGAGGGAAATGTGAAGGCACAGATGCTTATGCAGGAGGTGTTCACGCCGACTGATGTTGAGTGGCGGGGTTTTCCGGTGATTCCTGATTCAGGTCTTGCGTTGAGGCCAGAGTTTGAGATGTTTGATGCCCAGAAGAAGTTTGATCTGGTGTATGCGAAGGTGACGAAGAATTCGGGCTGTATCTGTGATAAGGTTCTTCGCGGTCTCTGCGATCCGTCGGACTGTAAGCTCTACGGGAAGGCATGTACGCCTCGTGTTCCGATTGGCCCCTGTATGGTGAGTCATGAGGGAGCATGCCGGATCTGGTATCAGTATCAGCTGAATAAGTAG
- a CDS encoding mechanosensitive ion channel family protein, translating to MLELDDLFMGGGILVIGIVVAVGIAVATRILTKYFRRRGVARFIVSSFGYPLAGYVLVTTTYIAFHIYMPELLDISAKYYQAVIVLLAVWTVYRMCMSAVDYFFPHEEHEPSRVGPILKFSLRVVIWGLGIMMVLATLQINITPLLAGAGIAGIAVALAAQDLLGNIFGGVVLYLDTPFHVGDWVKVDGQFGEVLQIGPRSTRIKTLDSQLMTIPNAKIAGDSVINFSAPQDYMLIRLKIGVAYGSDVALVKQTMKDAVESVFSTTPYLSHDEPAQANFLSFGDSSLNFELVICAAKPLYYYAAMDAVNCEVDRLFRERGITIPFPQREVRILNMPEKGL from the coding sequence ATGCTTGAACTCGATGACCTCTTCATGGGAGGGGGAATACTTGTCATCGGCATCGTTGTGGCAGTCGGTATAGCAGTAGCCACACGCATCCTCACCAAATACTTCCGTCGTCGCGGAGTCGCCAGATTCATCGTCAGCTCGTTCGGCTATCCGCTTGCTGGCTACGTCCTTGTCACGACGACGTACATCGCATTTCACATCTATATGCCCGAACTCCTTGACATCAGTGCCAAATATTATCAGGCAGTGATCGTTCTGCTTGCGGTCTGGACGGTTTACCGCATGTGTATGAGTGCGGTTGACTACTTTTTCCCGCACGAAGAGCATGAACCAAGCAGAGTCGGACCCATTCTGAAGTTCTCCCTGCGAGTCGTCATCTGGGGCCTTGGCATAATGATGGTGCTCGCAACGCTTCAGATCAACATCACCCCGCTTCTTGCCGGTGCAGGAATTGCCGGTATTGCTGTTGCTCTCGCAGCTCAGGATCTGCTGGGCAACATCTTCGGCGGCGTAGTCCTCTACCTTGACACGCCGTTTCATGTCGGAGACTGGGTGAAAGTTGACGGACAGTTCGGCGAAGTTCTCCAGATTGGGCCGAGAAGTACGCGAATCAAAACGCTGGACTCCCAGCTGATGACCATTCCGAACGCAAAGATTGCGGGCGATTCGGTGATCAACTTTTCAGCTCCTCAGGATTATATGCTGATTCGGCTGAAGATCGGAGTTGCCTACGGTTCGGATGTTGCTCTGGTGAAGCAGACGATGAAGGATGCGGTGGAGAGTGTTTTTTCCACAACGCCGTACCTTTCGCATGACGAGCCGGCCCAGGCAAATTTTCTGTCGTTTGGCGACTCGAGTCTGAACTTTGAGCTGGTAATTTGTGCAGCAAAGCCTCTCTACTATTATGCGGCAATGGACGCGGTAAACTGTGAGGTCGACAGACTGTTTCGCGAACGCGGTATTACGATTCCGTTCCCGCAGCGTGAGGTTCGTATTTTGAATATGCCGGAGAAGGGTCTCTGA